GGTGGGGGAAGCAGATCGCGTTCGCGATGACATCAGTGATGGCTTGCCTGGTGGTGGGAACGTTAGTGTACGGACCACGGCAGATATTCCAGGATGTTAACAACATAGTGATCGTCGCGGGATTGCTGATGCTTCTGGTCTGGTCAATACGGCATAAGGCGGATAGAGATTTCGTGATTGTGCGTCGCGGTCTGGTGATCTTTGTGTGCCTAGCACTCTGGGACAATATCGCGGGACGTTTATGGGTTGCATCGAGGCTTGAACCGTATGGTTTTGCGCTCTTCCTGGGGACGCTCGGGTATGTGGCTGCGCGCAGGACGATTCAGCAGGAGCAGGAACTGGGCGAGATCCAGAAAGAGCTTGAGGTAGCTTGGAGCATTCAGCTCTCGATTATGCCGCAGGCGTTTCCTTACTCACCGAATTTTAAAGTGGCGGCGCGTTATGTTCCTATGACATCAGTGGCCGGCGATTTTTACGATTTTGTGGTTACGGATGAGACTGAGGCAGGGCTTCTAATCGCCGATGTTTCGGGTCATGGTGTACCGGCGGCGCTGATCGCGTCAATGGTGAAGATGGCGGCGACCTCGCAGAGAGCTAACGCCGCGAATCCGGCACAGTTGCTGACTGGCATGAATGCGACGCTTTGCGGTAATACGCAAAGTCAGTTTGTAACAGCGGCGTATGTGTATCTTGATGCGCGCGCCGGGGAGTTGCGGTACGCAGCTGCGGCGCATCCTCCTCTGCTGCTGTTGCGCGATGGTGAGGTAAGGGAGGTTGTCGAGAACGGGCTGATGCTGGCGGCGTTCGATTCGGCAAGCTATTCGAGCGTAGTGCATCCACTGGCTCCCGGCGATCGGCTGGTGCTGTACACCGACGGGATCGTCGAGGCAGAGGACGGGCGTGAGGAGCAGTTTGGCCCGGTGCGGCTGTGCTCGCTTGTACGAGAGAGCGCGGGGATGAGTCCGGCAGAGATTGCGGACCTGATTCTTGCCGCCGTAGAGCGATGGTCGGTCAGGCAGGATGACGATCGTACTCTGCTTGTTTGCGATTATGTGGGAACAAGTAAGACGTGAATGGGCATTGCTTTGCGGGGCAGTGTCTTTACACATCTTTGACAATGAAATGTTTTGACAATAGTATTTCGTGCCCATGACACATGCGGCGGCCGCCGCGGCGTAGCGTTTGGTTTGTAAATCGGGCCTATCTCCGAAACTCGATGCCAACGCAACATCAACCGAATGGAGTCAGTCATGAGAAGTGAACAGCACGCAGCTACAGGCGTATCGTCAACGCGTCAAGGTAAGACAACGGAGGTGCAGGGGAGGGTGGCGCGCCGATCCTTCCTGAAGGGGATGGGAGTCGTCGGGGCGGCAGGAGCGCTGGCACCTGCCGCGCTGCTTGCGGGCCAGGAGGAGAAAAGCGGAAGTCTGAGCCGGGGAGATGCTGCCATCCTGCGGTTTCTGGCTGCCGCAGAGATCCTTGAAACCGATCTGTGGTCGCAGTACGCGGAACTCGGTGGCGATCAGACGAATGAACCGCCACAAATCACAGGGCTCACAGGCGGAAACCCTGCTTACATCAAAGCCCTCATGAATCTTGATGGGGACATGCCTCAGTACATTCACGACAATACGGAGGATGAATTCAGCCATGCTGCGTTCATCAATGCGTTCCTCAAATCAAAGGGCGCGGACACTGTGAATCTCGATCAATTCCGCACATTGCCCAGCAGCAAGGCCACCGGCGCGCAGCAAATTGGGCGGCTCACAAACCTGATGGAGCTGACAGTTGACACGTCGTGGTGGACCAGATATCGCAGCCGCACCCAAAATCCTGATTTCGGCGATTCGTTTCCTAACGCAATCGGCGTGATCGGAACGGGCAAGCACACTGCCATTCCGAGAAATGACAGCGAAGCGCAACTGGACGCCTCCTCGCCGAACGGCGTCACCGATCTGACGCAATTCATCGCCAATACTGCCGGCTTTCACTTTGCCTTTATTGAGCAGGGCGGGACGAGCCTGTATCCGTCGCTAGCGCAGCGTGTGAGTTCGCCGGAGGTGCTGCGTATTCTGCTGAGTATCGGGCCGACGGAGACGGCGCACTTCCAGACCTGGCACGACAAGGCGGGAAATTCGCCTCCGCTGACAGGTGTGCTCGACCCGGTGAGCGGGAAGACGGTGGATTTCCCGGACCTCAGCAAATTTAAGGGTAACGAAGACCTGCAGACGAACCTGATCATGCCCGAGCCAACAGTGTTTTTGAATAAGACTAAGTTCCCGGTATGCTCAATCATTCGGCCGACCGAGACGAAGGGAGCTGCGATGGGGGCCGTGAAGGCGCTGTCGGCAGATGGGCTGTTTATTGGGCAGTCGAAGGAGTTCTTCGCGCTGATAGTCGACTTGGCAGAGGACGCGGATGACGCCAGGCGGGAGGGGTTCGAGGCGTAAGGCTGCGCGAGCCGGCGGAGGAGCTCGCGGGAGTTGCTCAGCCGCCGTTGACCGATCCATTTATCATTTGCCCGTGGCACGCATCTGCCGTGACGCGGAGGTGAGGGATGGGGCCAACGGCGGCTTCGGAGCTTGAGCAAGCGGGAACGATGCTGCGGCGCGCCGAGCGGGAGGGGCGGAGGTTTCTGAATCCCGTCCCAACGACAGTGGGCGAGTGGAGCACGATCTTTAAGGTGCTTCCTCTCTACCTAAGCAGCAAGGAAGAGAAGACTCCGAGGCGGCAGCTGGGGCCGTTCCGAACGGATGTTGCGAAGTATGACACGGTGCCGGAGAGCGGGCTCCGTGTGACGTGGATAGGACACTCGTCGCTGCTGGTGGAGATCGATGGGGTTCGGGTGCTGATTGACCCGGTGTGGGACGAGAGGGCAAGTCCGGTGCGGTGGGCAGGACCGAAGCGGTTCTTTGCGGCACCCCTGAAGCTGGAGGAACTGCCGCAAATTGATGTCGTGCTGGTCTCGCACGATCACTACGACCACCTGGGCGAGTCGACGATTAGGACGCTGGCGGGAATGGTGTCGATGAAAGAGACGGAGTGGGTGACGTCCCTGGGGGTGGGCGAGATTCTGGAGCAGTATGGGGTGAAGCGAAAGCG
The Edaphobacter bradus genome window above contains:
- a CDS encoding PP2C family protein-serine/threonine phosphatase, translated to MTASQVLHIFHRDEAILFLGAAFVTVSIIAAALCVIRRKADALLLWLAVFALLYGNRLWLWSGLLALIVPHSKLFLDLRATMSFVVAVPAFFFFQAAGFIGRWGKQIAFAMTSVMACLVVGTLVYGPRQIFQDVNNIVIVAGLLMLLVWSIRHKADRDFVIVRRGLVIFVCLALWDNIAGRLWVASRLEPYGFALFLGTLGYVAARRTIQQEQELGEIQKELEVAWSIQLSIMPQAFPYSPNFKVAARYVPMTSVAGDFYDFVVTDETEAGLLIADVSGHGVPAALIASMVKMAATSQRANAANPAQLLTGMNATLCGNTQSQFVTAAYVYLDARAGELRYAAAAHPPLLLLRDGEVREVVENGLMLAAFDSASYSSVVHPLAPGDRLVLYTDGIVEAEDGREEQFGPVRLCSLVRESAGMSPAEIADLILAAVERWSVRQDDDRTLLVCDYVGTSKT
- a CDS encoding ferritin-like domain-containing protein, translating into MARRSFLKGMGVVGAAGALAPAALLAGQEEKSGSLSRGDAAILRFLAAAEILETDLWSQYAELGGDQTNEPPQITGLTGGNPAYIKALMNLDGDMPQYIHDNTEDEFSHAAFINAFLKSKGADTVNLDQFRTLPSSKATGAQQIGRLTNLMELTVDTSWWTRYRSRTQNPDFGDSFPNAIGVIGTGKHTAIPRNDSEAQLDASSPNGVTDLTQFIANTAGFHFAFIEQGGTSLYPSLAQRVSSPEVLRILLSIGPTETAHFQTWHDKAGNSPPLTGVLDPVSGKTVDFPDLSKFKGNEDLQTNLIMPEPTVFLNKTKFPVCSIIRPTETKGAAMGAVKALSADGLFIGQSKEFFALIVDLAEDADDARREGFEA
- a CDS encoding MBL fold metallo-hydrolase, which encodes MGPTAASELEQAGTMLRRAEREGRRFLNPVPTTVGEWSTIFKVLPLYLSSKEEKTPRRQLGPFRTDVAKYDTVPESGLRVTWIGHSSLLVEIDGVRVLIDPVWDERASPVRWAGPKRFFAAPLKLEELPQIDVVLVSHDHYDHLGESTIRTLAGMVSMKETEWVTSLGVGEILEQYGVKRKRITELDWTECVGDTSLEITAVPSRHFSGRSMFNRFETLWSSFVLKGPTHKIYFGADSGWWPGFKEIGVAYGPFDLTMLEIGAFNELWEAIHLGPDNAVRAFEALGGKGLMMPIHWGLFDLAMHSWRQPIERMLELANEKSVRLWAPEPGYPTEVVKGVEVRSDWWR